From one Sulfuricurvum sp. IAE1 genomic stretch:
- the hsrA gene encoding homeostatic response regulator transcription factor HsrA, giving the protein MRILIIEDEVTLNKTLAEGLKEFGYQSDVVETLKDGEYYLDIRNYDLILMDWMLPDGNSVDIIPDIKTNTPKTVIVVLSARDDNESEIEALRAGADDYIRKPFDFDVLVARIEARLRFGGSNIIEIDDLTINPEEEKIIYKEKEIELKGKPFEVLTHLARHRDQIVSKEQLLDAIWEEPELVTPNVIEVAINQIRQKMDKPLGITTIETVRRRGYRFCFPKEA; this is encoded by the coding sequence ATGCGTATTCTGATCATTGAAGATGAAGTAACCCTCAACAAAACTTTGGCCGAAGGGCTCAAAGAGTTCGGTTACCAAAGCGACGTCGTAGAGACTCTCAAAGACGGTGAGTATTACCTCGATATCCGCAACTACGACCTGATTCTGATGGACTGGATGCTGCCTGATGGCAACAGCGTCGATATCATCCCCGACATCAAAACCAATACCCCCAAAACGGTCATCGTCGTCCTCTCGGCCCGTGACGACAACGAAAGCGAAATCGAAGCGCTCCGCGCCGGTGCCGACGACTATATCCGCAAACCTTTCGATTTCGACGTTCTCGTCGCCCGTATCGAAGCGCGCCTGCGTTTCGGCGGAAGCAACATCATCGAGATCGACGACCTCACCATCAACCCTGAAGAAGAAAAAATCATCTACAAAGAAAAAGAGATCGAGCTCAAGGGTAAGCCGTTCGAAGTCCTCACCCACCTCGCACGCCACCGCGATCAGATCGTCTCCAAAGAGCAGCTCCTCGACGCCATCTGGGAAGAGCCCGAACTGGTCACCCCCAACGTCATCGAGGTCGCGATCAACCAGATCCGCCAGAAAATGGACAAACCGCTGGGGATCACCACCATCGAGACGGTCCGCCGCAGAGGATACCGCTTTTGTTTTCCAAAAGAAGCATAA
- the soxX gene encoding sulfur oxidation c-type cytochrome SoxX, translating into MRKVMMLGFATLLSAADLSQAIESPDATAILKKDALPAAKAYVMPEGCISNDPAAIARGKYIFHNLNGKDAKENPPEGLSRTLPDGKEKQMGNCVACHNIEGAVGYGNIGPDLTNYKELYVNSGVRNAQFVYQKIADPRIDNAKTHMTVNLTNGLMNEREVCDLSSYIMAVKK; encoded by the coding sequence ATGCGAAAAGTGATGATGCTCGGATTCGCGACGCTGTTGAGCGCTGCCGATCTGTCGCAGGCGATTGAAAGTCCCGACGCGACGGCAATACTCAAGAAAGACGCGCTGCCCGCGGCGAAAGCCTATGTGATGCCCGAAGGGTGTATCAGCAACGATCCTGCGGCGATTGCCCGCGGAAAGTACATTTTCCACAACCTCAACGGCAAAGACGCCAAAGAAAATCCGCCCGAAGGGCTCAGCCGCACTTTGCCCGACGGCAAAGAGAAACAGATGGGTAACTGCGTCGCATGTCACAACATCGAGGGTGCCGTCGGTTACGGAAACATCGGTCCGGACTTGACCAACTATAAAGAACTCTATGTCAACAGCGGCGTACGTAACGCCCAGTTCGTTTACCAGAAAATCGCCGATCCCCGGATCGACAACGCGAAAACGCACATGACGGTAAACCTCACCAACGGTCTGATGAACGAACGCGAAGTGTGCGATCTTTCATCCTATATCATGGCTGTCAAAAAATAA
- a CDS encoding OmpA family protein, with translation MKNIIAAGAAAALLMGCAGTDTGLSKTQTGAILGGLAGAAAGAATGDHSAKRVLIGGALGAAVGGGIGYYMDKQEEELKKELKGSGVSVERNGDTLSLSMPGNITFDSGKANIKPAFNPVLNDIAAVMVKYPETKIEVQGHTDNVGDNAANLTLSQLRAQSVSSALMQRGVASDRMRAVGYGESMPAVSNDTPAGREANRRVEIIIIPNPSK, from the coding sequence ATGAAAAACATTATTGCCGCGGGTGCGGCCGCTGCACTGCTGATGGGATGTGCGGGCACCGATACGGGCCTCTCCAAAACCCAGACCGGAGCCATACTCGGAGGGCTTGCGGGTGCCGCGGCGGGTGCCGCGACGGGAGATCACAGTGCCAAACGCGTCCTGATCGGAGGCGCGCTGGGAGCCGCCGTCGGCGGAGGAATCGGCTATTATATGGATAAACAGGAAGAAGAGCTGAAAAAAGAGCTCAAAGGGAGCGGCGTCTCCGTCGAACGCAACGGCGACACGCTCAGCCTGAGCATGCCGGGCAACATCACCTTCGACAGCGGAAAAGCCAACATCAAACCGGCATTCAACCCCGTACTTAACGATATCGCCGCGGTCATGGTCAAATACCCCGAAACGAAAATCGAAGTGCAGGGGCATACCGACAACGTCGGAGACAACGCCGCCAATCTCACCCTCTCGCAGCTGCGCGCGCAAAGCGTGAGCTCGGCGCTGATGCAGCGCGGGGTCGCCTCGGATCGGATGCGCGCGGTCGGATACGGCGAAAGCATGCCGGCCGTTTCGAACGACACCCCCGCGGGGCGTGAAGCGAACCGCCGCGTCGAAATCATCATCATTCCAAACCCTTCTAAATAA
- a CDS encoding dihydroneopterin aldolase, whose translation MRILIEDLTFETILGILPHERTTPQRVRVECCIDYTYADGRFINYAEVAGHIVDTMQKMQFDLIETALETLGATLHERFGLIETMELTIRKPDILPHCTVGISRRFTFTD comes from the coding sequence ATGAGAATCCTCATCGAGGATTTGACGTTCGAGACGATCCTCGGCATACTGCCGCACGAGCGGACAACGCCCCAGCGTGTGCGGGTTGAGTGCTGTATCGATTATACCTACGCCGATGGGCGTTTTATCAACTATGCCGAAGTCGCCGGCCACATCGTCGACACGATGCAAAAAATGCAGTTCGATCTCATCGAAACGGCGCTCGAAACTCTTGGTGCAACGCTGCACGAACGGTTCGGCCTCATCGAAACGATGGAACTGACGATCCGTAAACCCGATATCCTCCCCCACTGCACCGTCGGCATCAGCCGCCGTTTTACGTTTACCGATTAA
- the flhB gene encoding flagellar biosynthesis protein FlhB, translating into MADDMEKTEDPTAKKLSDARAEGNVAKSQDIVGVVALFMAILGLLMMFNFIAERVLDLSRYYLSLMTREIDRELLMDMAVVTFREFLIMALPISLIVAIAGVAGNVIQIGFNFTTKPLIPNFSKLDPIKGFANLITLHKLMESVKITLKSLTAMGIGFVFFWYYIQELPTVALFSLGDQLSWLRDKAIVLASVMLIIIFVYAIVDLFLTRKQYFDKLKMSKQEVKDEMKNMEGDPHVKAKIRQIQFQAARKRMMAAVPTADVVITNPTHYAVAIVYDETKHHAPVVVAKGVDNIAIQIKKIARENGVHIVQNPPLARSLYKEVDIDRPIPEMLFAAVAEVLAYVYKMGKKRKV; encoded by the coding sequence ATGGCAGACGATATGGAAAAAACCGAAGATCCCACCGCCAAGAAACTCTCCGATGCCCGTGCCGAAGGGAACGTCGCCAAAAGTCAGGATATCGTCGGCGTCGTCGCGTTGTTCATGGCGATCCTCGGATTGCTGATGATGTTCAACTTCATCGCCGAACGGGTGCTCGACCTTTCCCGTTATTACCTATCGCTGATGACGCGTGAAATCGACCGGGAACTGCTCATGGACATGGCGGTGGTCACGTTTCGCGAATTTTTGATCATGGCGCTTCCGATCAGCCTGATCGTGGCGATCGCCGGGGTTGCGGGGAACGTGATCCAGATCGGATTCAATTTCACCACCAAACCGCTGATCCCCAATTTCTCCAAGCTCGACCCGATCAAGGGGTTTGCCAACCTGATCACCCTTCATAAGTTGATGGAATCGGTCAAGATTACCCTTAAATCGCTGACCGCGATGGGGATCGGGTTTGTGTTTTTCTGGTACTACATCCAAGAACTCCCCACCGTAGCCCTCTTTTCGCTGGGCGACCAGCTCTCCTGGCTGCGGGACAAAGCGATCGTTCTTGCATCGGTGATGCTGATCATCATATTCGTCTACGCGATCGTCGATTTGTTCCTGACCCGCAAGCAGTACTTCGACAAACTCAAAATGTCGAAGCAGGAGGTCAAAGACGAGATGAAAAACATGGAAGGGGATCCGCACGTCAAGGCCAAAATCCGCCAGATCCAGTTCCAGGCGGCGCGCAAGCGGATGATGGCCGCCGTCCCCACCGCCGACGTCGTCATCACCAACCCGACCCACTACGCCGTCGCGATCGTTTACGACGAAACCAAACACCACGCCCCCGTCGTCGTCGCCAAAGGGGTCGATAACATCGCGATCCAGATCAAAAAAATCGCCCGCGAAAACGGGGTCCACATCGTTCAGAACCCGCCGCTGGCACGGTCGCTTTACAAAGAGGTCGATATCGACCGTCCGATCCCCGAAATGCTGTTTGCCGCGGTGGCCGAAGTGCTGGCATACGTCTACAAAATGGGCAAGAAGCGGAAGGTGTAG
- the nadA gene encoding quinolinate synthase NadA, protein MTTEELKAKIIDLKKRLSVTVVAHYYQRDEVFEMGDITGDSLELAKRTMADDKEFVVFCGVGFMGQSVKILSPEKRVVMPKVACCAMAKMIDGLYYDQSIQKLEDAGIKAEEILPITYINSDASVKARVGKMGGMVCTSSNAKTIITKALAEGKKILFVPDRCLGQNIARQMGLKSCVIGDGSDPKEADIICYDGFCSVHQLFTPDDVDFFRAKYPGILIAVHPECDPAVCEKADFVGSTSQLIKYITELPAEQKVAVGTEFNMVNRLRPENTYVLSSTKPECPTMNETTLEDLYNALKAIEEGHPINEIEVDEDTAYWAKVALERMMAL, encoded by the coding sequence TTGACTACCGAAGAACTGAAAGCAAAAATTATCGACCTGAAAAAACGCCTCAGCGTGACCGTCGTCGCCCATTACTACCAGCGCGACGAAGTGTTCGAGATGGGGGACATAACCGGCGATTCGCTCGAACTTGCCAAACGTACGATGGCCGATGATAAGGAATTCGTCGTTTTCTGCGGTGTCGGGTTCATGGGGCAGAGCGTCAAGATCCTCAGTCCCGAAAAACGGGTTGTCATGCCCAAAGTCGCCTGCTGTGCGATGGCAAAAATGATCGACGGGCTTTATTACGACCAGTCGATCCAAAAGCTCGAAGATGCGGGGATCAAGGCGGAGGAGATCCTGCCGATCACCTACATCAATTCCGATGCGAGCGTCAAGGCGCGCGTCGGCAAAATGGGCGGAATGGTGTGTACCAGCTCCAATGCCAAAACGATCATCACCAAGGCACTCGCGGAGGGGAAAAAGATCCTCTTCGTCCCCGACCGCTGCCTGGGGCAGAATATCGCGCGCCAGATGGGGCTCAAATCGTGCGTCATCGGGGACGGGAGCGATCCCAAAGAAGCCGACATCATCTGCTACGACGGTTTTTGTTCGGTCCATCAGCTCTTTACCCCCGACGACGTCGATTTTTTCCGCGCCAAATATCCCGGCATCCTGATCGCCGTCCACCCCGAGTGTGATCCCGCCGTCTGCGAGAAGGCCGATTTCGTGGGTTCGACGTCGCAGCTGATCAAATACATCACCGAGCTTCCCGCGGAGCAGAAAGTGGCGGTGGGGACCGAATTTAACATGGTCAACCGCCTGCGTCCCGAAAACACCTACGTCCTTTCATCCACGAAGCCAGAGTGCCCGACGATGAACGAAACGACGCTCGAAGACCTCTACAACGCCCTCAAAGCGATCGAAGAGGGGCACCCGATCAACGAGATCGAAGTGGACGAGGATACGGCATACTGGGCAAAAGTCGCCCTCGAGAGGATGATGGCGCTATGA
- a CDS encoding response regulator transcription factor, protein MKVLLLEDEYMLRVSITEFLEEMGFEVDGFANGEKAYDAIYETHYDLYLLDVNVPGIDGFSLLRTLRKEGNKTPAIFLTSMVNVSDLQEGYKSGCCDYIRKPFDLTELQLRIMHALKSFYHQGENVIDFGGGLVYDTESFTLTHNGESIALSKTEKEIFSVLLKHTNQVVSVETFQDEIWGEYVDPANIRVQINNLRKKLPLDIIQNRRGLGYILER, encoded by the coding sequence ATGAAAGTGTTGCTGCTCGAAGACGAATACATGCTGCGCGTCAGCATTACCGAATTTCTCGAAGAGATGGGCTTCGAAGTCGACGGCTTCGCCAACGGCGAAAAAGCGTACGACGCGATTTACGAGACCCATTACGACCTGTATCTGCTCGACGTCAACGTTCCCGGGATCGACGGGTTCTCGCTGCTGCGGACACTGCGCAAAGAGGGGAACAAGACCCCGGCGATTTTCCTCACCTCGATGGTCAACGTCTCGGATTTGCAGGAGGGGTACAAATCGGGGTGCTGCGATTACATCCGCAAGCCGTTCGATCTGACCGAATTGCAGCTGCGGATCATGCACGCGCTGAAAAGTTTTTACCATCAGGGGGAAAACGTCATCGATTTCGGCGGCGGTCTGGTGTACGACACCGAAAGTTTCACCCTGACCCACAACGGCGAGAGCATCGCCCTCTCAAAAACCGAGAAGGAGATATTTTCGGTGCTCCTCAAGCATACCAACCAGGTCGTCTCGGTCGAAACGTTCCAGGACGAAATCTGGGGGGAATACGTCGATCCCGCCAACATTCGCGTCCAGATCAACAACCTGCGCAAAAAACTGCCGCTCGACATCATCCAAAACCGTCGCGGGCTGGGGTACATCCTTGAGCGATAG
- a CDS encoding HAMP domain-containing sensor histidine kinase — protein sequence MSDSRYAIKNAFLYTMLVAVLLLIPTYVYVTYMKYVHEIQYEHKLKRQSHLILRAMEEFDPKEQSVFEYPRFRSFESGLYDVHFNPIFTLIKTPIEFQEAGYHIREGYAYLIVPLPERRYFDATYLVLRGELSYVHIYQDVVMILFSIAALIFVLSLFFLDRFALPFQRLNERLDRFIKDSMHEINTPLAIINVNIDLYNRSNPPNKYLQRIKAATKTLATLYNDMDYLIKNERLSFDYDMIDLSGYLKERCDYFVEVAALKNLTIVPRIEEGVRIFFNPTQLQRIIDNNLSNAIKYSHEGGTIEVILERTGEGCAMRFRDEGIGIEDVDRIFERYYRENKDKGGFGIGLNIVKSIVDKAGIELSIDSVYGKGSTFSYLFFSPLYLPE from the coding sequence TTGAGCGATAGCCGTTACGCGATCAAAAACGCATTCTTGTATACGATGCTCGTGGCGGTATTGCTGCTGATACCGACCTATGTTTACGTCACCTACATGAAATACGTCCACGAAATCCAGTACGAGCACAAGCTAAAACGCCAGTCCCACCTGATTCTGCGGGCGATGGAGGAATTCGATCCCAAGGAACAGAGCGTTTTTGAATATCCCCGCTTCCGCTCGTTTGAATCGGGGCTTTACGACGTTCACTTCAACCCGATTTTCACCCTCATCAAAACGCCCATCGAATTCCAGGAGGCGGGGTACCATATACGGGAAGGATACGCTTACCTGATTGTCCCCCTCCCGGAACGGCGCTATTTCGATGCGACGTATCTAGTCTTGCGGGGTGAACTCTCCTACGTCCATATTTACCAGGACGTCGTGATGATCCTGTTCTCTATCGCCGCGCTCATTTTCGTCCTGTCGCTCTTTTTTCTCGACCGCTTCGCCCTGCCGTTTCAGAGGCTGAACGAACGGCTGGACCGTTTCATCAAAGATTCGATGCACGAGATCAACACCCCGCTGGCCATCATCAACGTCAACATCGACCTCTATAACCGTTCGAACCCGCCGAACAAATACCTCCAGCGGATCAAGGCGGCGACGAAAACGCTCGCCACGCTCTACAACGACATGGATTACCTGATCAAGAACGAACGTCTCTCCTTCGACTACGACATGATCGATCTGAGCGGTTATCTCAAAGAACGGTGCGATTATTTCGTCGAAGTGGCGGCGCTCAAAAACCTTACCATCGTCCCCCGCATCGAAGAGGGGGTACGGATTTTTTTCAATCCGACCCAGTTGCAGCGGATCATCGATAACAATCTCTCCAATGCGATCAAGTATTCCCACGAGGGGGGAACGATCGAAGTGATCCTGGAACGGACGGGCGAGGGGTGTGCGATGCGTTTCCGCGACGAAGGGATCGGTATCGAAGACGTGGACCGGATTTTCGAACGCTACTACCGTGAGAACAAGGACAAGGGGGGATTCGGTATCGGGCTCAACATCGTCAAATCGATCGTCGACAAAGCCGGCATCGAGCTCTCCATCGATTCGGTCTACGGAAAAGGGAGTACCTTTTCGTACCTTTTTTTCTCTCCTCTTTATCTGCCGGAGTGA
- the nadC gene encoding carboxylating nicotinate-nucleotide diphosphorylase, which produces MIEQFIREVLAEDVGRGDLYARVSAPVPASAKIIAKSDGVLAGEEYLRVLAKMENFTLTWHVHDGERFVKGDVLMELSGDSHTLLRIERTLLNMLLHASSIATLTRRYVDLIAPYGTKLLDTRKTRPLLRNFEKYATRIGGATNHRMGLDDALMLKDTHLKTISDLEGFMAEARRKIPFTSKIEIEAEDADMAKRAMAAGADIVMCDNMTPEALAAIVAYKRENHPGVLLEASGNISLETIEGYAKTGVDAISTGSLIHQAAWIDLSMKMD; this is translated from the coding sequence ATGATCGAACAATTCATCCGCGAAGTGCTGGCCGAAGACGTCGGACGCGGCGACCTTTACGCCCGCGTTTCGGCGCCCGTTCCCGCAAGCGCGAAAATCATCGCCAAAAGCGATGGGGTGCTGGCGGGCGAAGAGTATCTCCGGGTTCTTGCAAAGATGGAAAATTTCACGCTGACGTGGCATGTGCACGACGGCGAACGTTTCGTCAAAGGGGACGTGCTGATGGAGCTTTCGGGAGATTCGCATACGCTGCTGCGGATTGAGCGGACTTTGCTGAATATGCTGCTGCATGCCAGCTCGATCGCAACGCTGACGCGGAGGTACGTCGATCTCATCGCCCCCTACGGGACCAAACTCCTCGATACCCGCAAAACCCGGCCGCTGCTGCGCAATTTTGAAAAATACGCCACCCGCATCGGCGGGGCGACGAATCACCGGATGGGGCTGGATGATGCGCTGATGCTCAAAGATACCCATCTCAAGACGATTTCCGACCTCGAAGGCTTTATGGCCGAAGCGCGCCGAAAGATCCCCTTCACCTCCAAAATCGAGATCGAAGCCGAAGATGCGGATATGGCCAAGCGGGCGATGGCGGCGGGAGCCGATATCGTCATGTGCGACAACATGACGCCCGAGGCGTTGGCCGCAATCGTCGCGTACAAACGCGAAAACCATCCGGGCGTATTGCTCGAAGCGAGCGGGAACATATCGCTTGAGACGATCGAGGGCTATGCCAAAACCGGAGTCGATGCGATCAGTACGGGATCGCTCATCCATCAGGCCGCCTGGATCGACCTGTCGATGAAAATGGATTGA
- a CDS encoding HAMP domain-containing sensor histidine kinase, with protein MFSKRSIRRRFLFQLIVASAALVLLFSSFLYLFIKQSIYDEKQAELIGYAENISSYRSLLSSQQGNADTLMGLSVELITLNPNEEYLEFHETTHHDKTTSLTLIYPFDFAKSSYLKISRDITPTKRLLRKILNSIFLINAVGFVVIILYAIAFSKMLIAPISSLSRRLANMNEHLIRPIKVEQLPDEFEPLGETLNRLMGRIQNFVKYQKELFIGAAHELKTPLAVIKLKNQVTLLKKRTPEEYIEAIKVTNQSVDDMNRIVANILNIGRQEGAQLEAPAEADIIAILRKWEGDFSLLAQSENKKLLSRFEPDAFIAVLQVTLLNQILQNFLQNALKFTPEGKTILFQSYLNGADIVIEVLDEGCGIDESVDLFAPFIRQGNKSGVGLGLFLAKSAAEAIGAQISLSNRTDGIDGTLARLVLPSKLCCLLPQR; from the coding sequence TTGTTTTCCAAAAGAAGCATAAGACGACGCTTTCTCTTTCAGCTCATTGTCGCTTCGGCGGCACTGGTGCTCCTTTTCTCCTCCTTTTTATACCTTTTTATCAAGCAATCCATTTACGACGAAAAGCAGGCCGAACTGATCGGGTATGCTGAAAATATCTCCTCGTACCGTTCGCTTCTCTCGTCGCAGCAGGGGAATGCCGATACCCTTATGGGGCTGTCGGTGGAGCTCATCACGCTCAACCCCAACGAAGAGTACCTGGAGTTTCACGAAACGACCCACCACGATAAAACGACGAGCCTGACCCTGATCTACCCGTTCGATTTTGCGAAATCCTCCTATCTCAAAATCAGCCGTGACATCACCCCGACCAAACGGCTGCTGCGCAAAATTCTCAATTCGATCTTCCTGATCAACGCCGTCGGCTTCGTCGTCATCATTCTCTACGCCATCGCCTTCTCCAAAATGCTGATTGCCCCGATCAGCAGCCTCAGTCGGCGTCTTGCCAACATGAACGAGCATCTCATCCGTCCCATCAAGGTCGAGCAGCTTCCCGACGAGTTCGAACCGCTGGGGGAAACCCTCAACCGCCTCATGGGACGGATCCAGAACTTCGTCAAATACCAAAAAGAGCTTTTTATCGGTGCCGCGCACGAGCTTAAAACGCCGCTGGCGGTCATAAAACTCAAAAACCAGGTGACCCTTCTCAAAAAACGGACGCCTGAAGAGTACATCGAAGCGATCAAGGTGACCAACCAAAGCGTCGACGACATGAACCGCATCGTCGCCAACATCCTCAACATCGGACGTCAGGAGGGGGCCCAGCTCGAAGCTCCCGCCGAAGCCGATATCATCGCGATCCTCCGGAAATGGGAAGGGGACTTCTCGCTGCTCGCCCAGAGCGAAAACAAAAAACTCCTCTCCCGTTTCGAACCCGACGCCTTTATCGCCGTGCTGCAGGTGACGCTTCTCAACCAGATTCTCCAGAATTTTCTTCAGAACGCCCTGAAATTCACCCCTGAGGGGAAAACGATCCTGTTTCAAAGCTACCTGAACGGTGCCGATATCGTCATCGAAGTGCTCGACGAGGGGTGCGGCATCGACGAAAGCGTCGACCTCTTCGCCCCGTTCATACGCCAGGGGAATAAATCGGGCGTCGGCCTTGGGCTGTTCCTGGCCAAAAGCGCCGCCGAAGCGATCGGGGCACAGATAAGTCTTTCCAACCGTACCGACGGCATCGACGGGACGCTCGCCCGTCTCGTTCTCCCCTCCAAACTCTGCTGTCTTCTCCCCCAGCGCTAA
- a CDS encoding cache domain-containing protein, which yields MMDKILRLVADKRVIAAVFLAIMVALGGVFWYLEKKVTSQTLERLSDQLSLALENQLEKERSSALRYALILSQNTALSDALDREDEDRGFEILSEVMESIKLYTDALIRSQVITADYVIFARSWDNSYAGMPLDFHRPDLLYFQNHKKPRSAIEVGRKLGVKATVPVYRDQKMIGFVEVVSFFETTEEYFERLGIDLYILMEDRFFNTAVFMQENPAIGKEYILANPKYTQSDLKLLEGVDFKTLRHARVLYSGGRYLFYEPMKNGSGETIGAFVFSLTPKQISTYAHSDEEDISFLIHLTRNELYDVVTKKTFDNAQFQSSYDKELLYLKDVVPAEDRELFLEEARERLNAYSKEELIGIMLDYKVSKEIKGEIR from the coding sequence ATGATGGACAAAATCCTTCGCCTCGTTGCCGACAAAAGGGTTATCGCCGCCGTCTTTTTGGCGATCATGGTCGCTTTGGGCGGGGTATTTTGGTACCTGGAGAAAAAAGTGACGTCACAGACGCTCGAGCGCCTGAGCGATCAACTCTCGCTCGCCCTCGAAAACCAGCTCGAAAAAGAGCGCTCCTCGGCGCTCCGGTACGCGCTGATACTCAGCCAGAATACGGCACTGAGCGATGCATTGGATCGAGAAGACGAAGACCGGGGATTCGAGATCCTCTCGGAGGTGATGGAGTCGATCAAGCTCTACACCGACGCGCTGATCCGCTCGCAGGTCATCACCGCCGATTACGTCATTTTCGCCCGCAGCTGGGACAACTCGTACGCGGGGATGCCGCTAGATTTCCACCGTCCCGATCTGCTTTATTTCCAAAACCACAAAAAGCCCCGTTCGGCCATCGAGGTAGGGAGAAAACTGGGGGTCAAGGCGACGGTTCCCGTGTATCGCGATCAGAAGATGATCGGGTTTGTGGAGGTGGTGTCGTTTTTCGAAACGACCGAAGAGTATTTCGAACGGCTGGGGATCGACCTCTACATCCTGATGGAAGACCGTTTTTTCAATACCGCCGTGTTCATGCAGGAAAATCCCGCCATCGGCAAAGAGTACATTCTCGCCAATCCCAAATATACCCAAAGCGATCTGAAGCTCCTCGAAGGGGTCGATTTCAAGACGCTTCGCCATGCCCGGGTCCTCTACAGCGGGGGACGCTACCTGTTTTACGAACCGATGAAAAACGGTTCGGGAGAGACGATCGGGGCGTTTGTCTTTTCGCTCACCCCCAAGCAGATTTCGACCTATGCCCACTCGGACGAGGAAGATATATCGTTTCTGATCCATCTTACCCGTAACGAGCTCTACGACGTCGTGACGAAAAAGACGTTTGACAACGCGCAGTTCCAGAGCAGTTACGACAAGGAGCTGCTCTACCTCAAAGACGTGGTCCCCGCCGAAGACCGGGAACTGTTTTTGGAGGAGGCCAGAGAACGGCTGAACGCCTATTCCAAAGAGGAATTGATCGGGATTATGCTCGATTACAAAGTGAGTAAAGAGATCAAAGGAGAGATACGATGA
- the plsY gene encoding glycerol-3-phosphate 1-O-acyltransferase PlsY, translating to MDFLYNLNVQFYLAAYLIGGIPFGLILAKVFAGVNVKEAGSQSIGATNVLRVVKETNPSLAKKLGAATLALDALKGMAVLFAAQYAGLSESAQWFIAVLAVLGHCYSPYLWFEGGKGVATGMGVMAVMLPVETAIALVVWLIAAKTIRISSLSSMTGLLALVVASFVLHPQMFHAPVLVVAFILFYKHIPNFVRLVKGEEKRVV from the coding sequence ATGGATTTTCTCTATAACCTCAATGTCCAGTTTTACCTGGCGGCCTACCTGATCGGAGGGATCCCCTTCGGGCTGATCCTGGCCAAGGTCTTCGCCGGCGTCAACGTCAAGGAAGCGGGATCGCAGAGCATCGGTGCGACGAACGTCCTGCGCGTCGTCAAAGAGACCAACCCCTCGTTGGCCAAAAAACTCGGCGCGGCGACGCTGGCGCTCGATGCCCTCAAAGGGATGGCCGTCCTCTTCGCCGCACAGTACGCGGGACTTTCCGAAAGTGCCCAGTGGTTCATCGCCGTCCTCGCGGTGCTCGGGCACTGCTACAGCCCGTACCTGTGGTTCGAGGGGGGCAAAGGGGTCGCAACCGGGATGGGGGTCATGGCAGTCATGCTCCCTGTTGAAACAGCCATTGCGCTGGTCGTGTGGTTGATCGCGGCCAAAACGATCCGCATTTCGTCGCTCTCGTCGATGACGGGGCTGCTTGCGCTGGTCGTCGCGTCTTTCGTTCTCCATCCGCAAATGTTTCACGCTCCGGTCCTGGTTGTCGCGTTCATCCTGTTTTACAAACACATCCCCAACTTCGTCCGCCTGGTCAAAGGGGAAGAGAAGCGGGTAGTATGA
- the soxY gene encoding thiosulfate oxidation carrier protein SoxY: MERRSFLKGFGAAAACAAVLPHIASAAEEKRPAGPNEMNYNTAVAAITGGKPLVASAKVKMEAPEIAENGAVVPVKVTVESPMTQKDYVKAIHVLASKNGNVRCANIYLTPANGEAFFGTRVKLGGTQDVVAIAEMSDGTFLTAKQNVKVTIGGCG; encoded by the coding sequence ATGGAACGCAGATCATTTTTAAAAGGTTTCGGAGCAGCCGCGGCATGTGCCGCGGTTCTGCCGCACATCGCATCGGCCGCCGAGGAGAAACGCCCCGCAGGTCCGAACGAAATGAACTATAACACGGCGGTTGCCGCGATCACGGGCGGGAAACCTCTCGTCGCTTCGGCGAAAGTGAAAATGGAAGCTCCCGAAATCGCCGAAAACGGTGCGGTCGTACCGGTCAAAGTGACGGTAGAGAGCCCGATGACCCAGAAAGATTACGTCAAGGCGATTCACGTCCTCGCATCGAAAAACGGAAACGTCCGCTGCGCGAACATCTATCTCACCCCGGCTAACGGCGAAGCGTTTTTCGGAACCCGTGTCAAACTCGGCGGAACGCAGGATGTGGTTGCGATCGCGGAAATGAGCGACGGAACGTTCCTGACGGCGAAACAAAACGTCAAAGTGACCATCGGCGGGTGCGGTTGA